A section of the Myxococcus virescens genome encodes:
- a CDS encoding transposase, translating to MPLRGVRCAGAGAAVTSGGRPHRYYRMKRPLPDGTTHLLFTGQELLRRVASLVPPPRANLTRFHGVFVPGARLRPFLVPQAGAQEASAGHEAAARKERVKERPPRVDLRRVAQEDVRLRRVRLREVWRQAQGCWRT from the coding sequence ATGCCGCTACGGGGCGTGCGGTGCGCTGGCGCTGGAGCGGCTGTCACGAGCGGAGGACGGCCGCATCGTTATTATCGGATGAAGCGCCCGCTGCCGGACGGCACCACGCACCTGCTCTTCACCGGGCAGGAACTGTTACGGCGTGTAGCGTCCCTGGTACCTCCGCCTCGGGCAAACCTCACGAGATTCCACGGCGTCTTCGTTCCAGGCGCCAGACTGCGGCCATTTCTGGTCCCTCAAGCAGGTGCGCAGGAGGCGAGCGCGGGGCATGAGGCCGCGGCCAGGAAGGAGCGGGTGAAGGAGAGGCCACCGCGAGTGGACTTACGCCGAGTTGCTCAGGAGGACGTTCGACTTCGACGTGTTCGGCTGCGTGAGGTGTGGAGGCAGGCTCAAGGGTGTTGGCGAA